From the Brachyspira intermedia PWS/A genome, the window ATATCTCTCACTTTAGAACCTTTACCGCATATCCTTAATGTTTCTGATCCTTTTTTTATCATACTAAGTCTTAATGAAGCAAGTTCAGATACTCTAAGTCCTATCGCATACATAAACAGTGCCATCATTTTATCTCTGATGAGTGTAAAATCTCCTTCATCATCTATAGCTAATATACTATCTATATCTTCTATAGATAAAAATTTGGCTATATGTTCCTCCCTTTTCGGACTTTTCATATCTACTATTCTATTTTTATCTGAATAGCCATTTCTTATCAAATATTTATAGAATTTTTTTATTGATGATAAATGTCTTGACATAGTAGAGTTGGTTAATGACTTTTCTTTTAAAAAAGTTAAATAATCTCTTACTGTATAATGATTAGCTTCATCTAATGGTATATTTTTACTATGTAAAAATTGAAAATATTCTTTTAAATCTTTATTATAACTATTGATAGTATGAGCAGCAAAATTTAAAGTTTGTAAATAATCACTGAATTCTTCTAATAACACATATATTTTCTCATCATTAAAGACATAATCATTTTGCATATTCATAATAAAAAACCCCATAAAAATATATCTTTTCAATTATTATCGAAAGTTTGTATTATAAATTTATGAAGTATGTTAACTTGTATAAAAAAATTATTAATAATTATTATATTTATCTTACAATTATTGTATTTTTAATATACTAATTAATTATAATAAATTTATAAATAGTTAAGAGATACTCTTTTAAATTTATAGATAAAAAAGCTAAAATTATATATATGATATCAGAAATAGTATATTGATTTGACTACGTAAATATTATAAATGATATAGATATAATTTACTATTTTTTGAATATACAAATATTTTTGATATTTAATAACTAATTTGTATTTAGTATATAGTTAATATTAATAAGTAGTATTTAAATATTTATACAATGTGGTATTTGAACAAAAATAAAAATCACCTATAAATGTTGTATTTATAAGATAGAAATAAAT encodes:
- a CDS encoding tyrosine-type recombinase/integrase; the encoded protein is MNMQNDYVFNDEKIYVLLEEFSDYLQTLNFAAHTINSYNKDLKEYFQFLHSKNIPLDEANHYTVRDYLTFLKEKSLTNSTMSRHLSSIKKFYKYLIRNGYSDKNRIVDMKSPKREEHIAKFLSIEDIDSILAIDDEGDFTLIRDKMMALFMYAIGLRVSELASLRLSMIKKGSETLRICGKGSKVRDIPILPIIYENWDIYMEKRRIIQKEYSENNDYLFINRFGKPISDRSIRTSMKRLIRNANISIDFSPHTLRHTFATHLLNNDAEIRGVQELLGHETIATTQRYTHVTNSRLFEVYNKFHPHSNN